DNA from Cydia pomonella isolate Wapato2018A chromosome 14, ilCydPomo1, whole genome shotgun sequence:
GACTTATCTTAGCTGTCATGATCCGCATACTATCTTCCATGTTATGAGACCTTCCAGCAAATTCTGTGTTGGTTGAAAAGGAACTGGCTGGCCAAGGAAAGAGCTGGACTGGTGTAGTGTATTatgattatgtatattttgtaattaccgtaaaaccacccaactatagtccaatactgcaactatggtccacaagttcaaaaggaaattaagtatctataccaatgttccttgtgctttactcctagttttaccttccatttataaacatactttgccttagaactacaaaaatatagtaaaatacacacctgaacgagaaaaattgagtttatttgtggactatagttgggagctttggactatagttgggtggttttacggtacgtaTTACGATCCTGAAGTACAGCTGTTGCATCACCGTAACATACGTGTTTTTTTCCAAAAGGCCAATTTCCTATGACACCCTACCCTACTTTAGTAAGATATGTAAACATTGTGACAAGATGCAATGCGACTCATTTATTAACCTGTTTCATCATACTCTTCTAGAACAGTTGCAAAGGGCACCCTCATGTGGTAGACTTGGTTGTCCCACTGGCCTGTGAGGGTAGCAATGGTGCCGCATCTGCATGATGGTAACGCGAAGCTCTTTTGTATGGTGAACGCCCAGCAAGCGGTCTAACTCTTCGAAAAGAGGGGTTACACTGAAGCTAGTGCACGAGAATTCCAATACCAACACATGGCTGCCCTCTTGCGTGCTTGATCCCTCGGGCATTCTTATTAAGCGTTTGTAGAGGGCGTTCTCACGTGGCCATCCATGGTTTAGGGAGGGATGTGTTTAAACACTGTCTTTATATTATTCTACGTGGCGACTTGGTACAGCCGGATCTCCAGAGTCATCTTACCGAAGAAATgagctttttctttttttacctcCCGCTCTTTTGGGACCCCTATTGTAATCTTCCACGCATCCAGGATTTTGTCTGGCTGCCGTAATATACTATCTCCTCtacgaaagaaagaaagaaatgacatttattccataaagcacacatacacaggtcaagaagatgaaagaaataagataatgataagaacaacaaaccaaaaaaaaaaacaacataaaattatctacacaTTAAAACGGAATATTACGCAATTACGCACTTGGGTCCAGCAATGTGTGCAGTAGGGAAAAAAGGGTCTTTTCCCTACTGCACACATTGCGTCTTACAAGATGCCGCTACACATGcatgatatattattatatgacattGGAGACCTCCTGTCTCATACTTCTGAGTAATTTTTGTCGTTATGACGGCAGTACATGTACTAACTCCTAGAGCTGTCCCCTGATTGGCAACCCACATGAGGATATTCAGGTCGTATGGGCTGAGAGGATACCACTGTGTCTACTCACGAGATAGATCCAAGAGGGGCCTTGGAGTGGATGTACTGGTCCGATGGGAGAAGGGTGGTGCGGTACCACCCTTCTCCCATCGGACCAGTACACCGGAGGTGTCTCTCTTCAATAGGATATGCTCCCTCTTCAGACCAGCTTCATTCTTCCAGCTCTCCAACAGGTATCTTATTTCGCCGTTGTTGACGTCAGAGGCCCGGTGTCGGTTCCTCTTAAATATGGGGAATGGATAGGGCTTGGAATATGAGAggaatgggggggggggggggatagtTAGATGCTGCATGCTTTATACATTTTTAGTGCTTTCGTATCTTCCAATAAGAGTGTAAACACCTCTTGACTGACGAAATACCTATTCTCCTTTTTTAGATATACTTAAGCTTAATTGTTTTTGCTTTCGATTTATTTAAACCTCTGTGTGCGATTCAAACCTGCAGCAAGAAATGTACAAATAATTGAGCAAAATGCCGAGTAAGCTAACAATCTCCATTTCTTACAACAAAAGACATCAATGTCATTGACTGAGTGCCCGAAGCTATCAATTTGCAAAGGAAATGGGAGCCATTTTGCAACCAGACGAATTTAATTGGTTTTAATCAAATTAGAATCTTACGTGAGGAATTACATTTATGGTTAAGCATGAAGGAACTGCGTAATTTCTATTATTTCGGaaattttttattcgttttgttTGTTAGGGACGGCCAAAAGAAAATCCACTTTAAGACGTTATTATCTATAAGTTTTATGTATTCtaatattttactataaaacagaAACCTTGGAGCGAACAGTATAAAAATGACGCTAGTGGTAATCACACAGCTTTGTTAATAGATCTTCTTTCCTTGCTTCAGCAGTTCGGTTTaactatatgtatatttatttacttgttgACTCGTTCAGAGAGACGCTACATTAAAcctttcataattttatttctatcaaAATCTGTATTTCTGGGAGAAATGAAACCAGTACTATTCATATAGATTATTTATAGATGGGTCTATTGTGCCACTGCAAAAATAGCAACGAAATGGAAATATATTCAATGAgaaatcttacaataaaattaaaatgtgtcTCTGGATAGAATAGACCGATATGCATCTTTCCATATATGCATAGTTCAGAACTAGTGAACTAAAAGATTGAAATACTTCAGAGCATAGGAAAGATGCATATCGGTCATTTCTATCCAGAGACACATtttatcaatgttttttttattctaagatTTCTCATTGAATATATTGCCATTACGTTACTATTTTTACCTAATACCTGAGTAATATTTTAACGATAAACAGGAACACGTGAGAATTATAATGGAAACTTAATTCAATCAATGCTCTTTACTCTCAAGTCTCAAACAGGAAGTTGGCAAAATTggcctaaataataaaataaaaccatttagaCGGACGTTTAGAACCCTTTACAACGTTCGTGGTCAACGGGTGACTGAGGCCAAATATATTTACCTCTGTCAAAATTTGTAAAGggtaatctaattttatttcatgaaaatcTATCGCGGTAACTCGAAGAGAGTATTATGGCCTAACTGATTATGGCCTTCATTTCTTCTCTTTGGAGCATACAGTTGACAAGTCAACAGAACTCCGAAAATGACGATCTGCATGATAACGCCCTTTGTAAAATCGACCCTGAACTGAATTACTTAATCTTTCAATTAGAATTTAAATGAATCCTTACTGCCTTGACCTTAGTTTTCGATTTTGAACGTTCGCCAACTAAATCCTCggtgtaattttaaattgaaacttAAGGCTTTAATTTTGGGTTGGAGTTTCCATGTTTTCTTTGTTAATGGCAGTCGGAAAGATAACGCATGGTTAAAGAAGTTTGTGCTCTGTGGGTTTATTGTTACGATAATTGTTTTAAACCCGGAGACAGATTGTCTTTGTTTGcgtaatttgtttgtttgttatttttgagATGCTTTTGTTAAGCGCCTCTCGGGAAAGAGAGATATGAAATGTAGTAATCTGATTATTATTTCTTGTTCATAAAATTTGggattgtaaatttatattttcttaacAATGATTTTCGAGATGCCGTAGGGTTTTAGTAGGCACAAGGGTGTTTTAAATACGTACATGTGTATTATATATTGTGTTTATATGGTTGCATATATCTTCCCTGAATCTGATTTGTACGTAGTTTCAATAAAGATATATAGGGATACTTAGATTTAACGCACCTTAATTATTATATCTATGCTATTCATTGTTATATCTATgcctattaaacaaaaataagtcGCAAGTACACAAGTTAGTGTTATATAAGCAAATTGATTTGAGGGCGACTTTAAGTAATTAATGTTTGCTTTTCACGATGTCCCGTGGGTTGAGAAAGGTGACGATTTGATCCGAAATCGATTAAACTTTTTCAATCATAACCTTCAAATATCTGTAACAACGCAAAACATTTACCCTTACTATCCGAAAGTCTTAAATCTCTCCTCTAGTTCGCTTGAATTTTAACAACATTTAGGTCGAAATAAGATAGTATTTTCTATGCAGAATTACGCAAGTTGAGAAgttttgaaaacaaacttttgaCATGCCGTGTTTCGGCCGAGACGAAATTGAATATGATCTTCATTTAACTTTGTGTTGTCTTTAACTTTTATATGGGCAAGTTTTGAAATTGGAATGACTTTTAACGCGTTTGTTTCTCACAAAAATCATGTTCTCTTTATTAGTTTAGAAAATCACTTTAAGATTAATTAAAGAATTATCTTAGTTAtagtcatttctttttatattagATATAAAAGAGGCGGCCGTGTGGGGAAGAGCTTTGAATTGTATTGTAGTCGCCGTACAGGTTAGGATcacgacgactcaaataaaatatCTACTCTTATTAGTCAATTAATATAATcatccaaaaggtactggtttacaagggtttaATTGTCAAAACGTTTAAATGTAGAAAATGGTTggttgttgatagtatggaggatggtGAGAAAGGGATTTGCAAGATTTTgataattggccgcgatacaaaatatatggagcgctgctattggtgcttttgaaaaagcctccgaatactaacCGAGcacgacggctgcgtttagctactgcattttttatacaataataagttgtattCGCAACAGTATTGTATATATGGGAAGATTTCCGCTAGTAGACTAGAGATAAGATAATAGTAAAGCAAGAATTCCTAAACTAGCGCTAACAAACGTTCGCAAAATGAGAAATGTTTATTTGATAGTTTTCGAAAATGTATCATGACTGTCCATGTCCGACATGTCCAACATTCGCTACACTTAACCCCGTTGTGGAATTGCTTGCTAGATATACTCTATAAaactcaaaataattttccttcGTTGATTCAGCAACTTTTTAGCCCTTTTGCTGTaactaatttattaataaaaactccTGCTCTAAATAACATACATTAATCGTCTCGTCATACCCGCAAAAATGACAgtattgtatggaaagagcgCTTACTGTATggcaataaaaatttataactgTCTCTAACACGAACTGAAATTATTACCATTTAGTCTTTTTAAGCGTAAACTTAAAAGTATGGTTGATAgaagaatgtttttattcaattgagGATTTTTTTGACTATTTCAAATATGATTAGATACTGACATTTGTAATTAGATTAAAtatgacatttgtttttttttttttttgtagacgtgacatgtataatattagatttattagCATAGTAAACAGATGTATGCGTGTTTGTGTTTTTGCATGCCAGTTGCTAGTAAAATATGCATGTGCCTCTTAATTACTAAGTCTATCTTGTATaccatattttatgcaaaataaagatacatatttgatattttgatatttgaaaGTTATCCAAGATTTccatatgtaaaaaatacagaTATCTATAAAAAGCAAATATTGGTTTATTTGTAGACATACTGTTGAAAATGAAATAGGTAAAAATaggtaaattgaaaaatattgttCGTAAAAAGCAACTCTGCTAAGACTTGCTCAAGTAGCAAGTAGTTGTACAAAGgtataatacaaagaaaacgGCTTTttactgtgtttttattttgtttattatctagcaaacacaaatacacattaaataaaatttacagcCTTGAAATTTCTCGAAAACTGCTGAACAGTTTATTGGGGAAAACACTCGTTgcttacatatataaataaagtataataatacACTAAACCTAATTGTGTGCTCTATGGattatttagaaataaagaGTATTCCCGACTTGTAAAACCAAAATTTGGCGCTAATGGGCGAgcattttcatactattttctcaaacttttaCAAGTCCATATAAAAAGGTCTAATAACGTAGAATGTACTAATAAAGCCCTTATTACGCTAGATAGGCTGTAGGTAATAGTACCTTTCGTTTAGCCGGGGATATCGCACGTCTTAAACTTGCTGCTGAGGCGCCGAAAACTGAGAcagattataaaattatttagaccGTTGCAGAGTAGTTAATGTTTAGATTATTTTGCTCTATTTTTGTCCAAATTTTTTCGTGTAATGTGATGAACAGAGATAAAGTTAAGTTgcaaactataaaatatatttcataggATATtactcttataaaataaataatattgaatgttTTGATAATACTTAGATAAGATAATagtataatttacttatttcatATACAGAAAATAATAAGAAAGTATTTAAGGGGATCATTTAGAATCAATCAACCACTTCATAGAACCGAAAcaatattaatcaaataaatatattttatatatgccATCATATCATACCAatcatcatatcatatcatatcatatcatatcatatcatatcatatccgATACTTTTGAATCAAATTAATTTACGGGATTTTATATCCGTATTTTTACACAAGTAAAACAATGAcataaaattatctaaaaaacTTGTGTAATGATTGGAAGTACAgtaataaatgcaaaaaataatacaatttttgaGGATAATGCTTTGCTTTTGGACATGACGATACACTATACgtaaattattcaaatatatcATTTGTAACTAGAAAATATCTTACCCCTTTAGACGGAGTAGCGACGAGTCTTGATTCCATATACAtacaatcaaaaataataatcttaaaagcTAAAAACCATTTCGGCGACTCAATTTTCTGTTGCGTCGCGTGTTCCAGTGTAGGATTTGGCAGGTTCCCACGGAACTGCCGAAAAaccacacccttcggccagaagtccgcgctggCGAATGGTTTCCAGCACCGGCCGCCACGCCCGGCACGCGCACCATgaacgagctgaagtgcacgtaatgGCGCGATCGCAGCTAGAACACTTTCAGCTCGTAACGGATTCTCTCGAACATATTCTACCACATCGTCAGCCGTGGCGGAAACATGCTGCGCGATTCATGTAGTGCAGTATTCGGCGTGGCTTAAATTATATAAAGCTGATTACTATTACTTATAGGTATGTAAAGCtgattaaatataacaataattaatatttacttgACAATAAATCTTACCTTAAATACAGAAGTTTTgtaaagaataataaatatgaagatAATTACAACTAGCTAGAGCCGCCACAGTATTGTCTTATAACTAAATTAGATTTCTTTTCATGTTTAACTGGCAGCTAAATAATATCAACATGATGTCTCTAACTTCGCCCGTTACTCTGTCCCACCATAACGCTCAGGTGTACCGCTTTTAGCGTTTATTAAGACAAAGTTTCGCTTTCCCGGCGACCATTAGCCGTGTGCCATACTCGCTACTCGCTGTATTCGGTAATAGTAGTTTTCTGAACTAATTCGTTTCGTTCAGAACTTAAACTTCAATTTCATGTTTACTACgctactactactattattaTAGAGGATGATGCAGTATTTCTACAATATGCATGTACTATTAGATAGATTAAGATCCCATGTTAACCGTATAATGGCagaaaaatattgattgattgatactAAATCTAAAATACTTAGTCATATATCCTAAgtttgtacttaatattaaaaataatttaataataaatacgaaagtaacagtgtctgtctgtctcttcACACTAAAACAGCTACCCAGCTGATAATGAGGCCTAAAGCCTGTAAACAgcattttatgaaattttttaaGGTTACCATTATGCCGTTTTTTGCCCGACATTTCGAAGCATATCTAGCTGCTGGTTTCCTGTTTTTGGTTTCGCCCCTTAACCttatccttatagtttcgccatgtccgtctgtctgtccgtccacggctttgctctgtgatcgttagttatagaaagctgcaatttagcaTAGATAGGttcataaatcatgcatggcaacagaacggtaaaataaaacctaaaaaacaatattagggtacctcccatacaaaattttttttttcgctttaacccaatgATGTGGGGTATCGTGGTATAGGTCCCGTCGTTTTTGATTTATTGCAAAACATCATcacttcatagtaaaaaatgtacaaagcgctgcgaaggcaCTCGATCCCTTATGCTAGGTTAGACTTACTAATAGCGCccgtttagcttattctgacagaatggtaactacggatcCCTACATTATcatggcccaacatgctcttggccgattttttatattgaaaatacACATTGTTCGAAAAatgtaattcaatttaaatatgtcagtagtgtttttagataatttatttacatcgCATTTAATATGATATACTACATTAAACTATAATTACAATCTAAAGTAAAATAAAGCTGCATAGTACCAAaaacgctggcagcatttcctagCTGGATTGTTAAACTAATAcgctgagcgaggaagctgccagctgtTCGCTCTCgtgtggcgtctctgagtctctttTCAGGTCTTTGAAGATCCGCACTCTTCCGAAAGGATTTAGAATCAAAAAAAGGATAGACACAAAACAGACATGAAATcaattgtaaattttaaataatgtaggcATACGCTTGAATACTTAGAACCAGTGTCCTTAGTTTAAAAGCACCCAGGTCAAAGGCATTCTATATGACACGCTTTAGAGCACGTAATAGGAGTTTACATTCATTAGTTTGAGACCCTAGGTGTGCGCGAGCCCCAGGAGAAGGCCGTGGCGCGGAAATGGGTAAGACGACAAATTTAATTACCACCTAGTTGAAATTAATGTACGAGATAGTCTTGAAAGCCATTTGGCTCTTAAGCAGCTATTTTTTGTTGCGAGGAGACACTTATATAAAAGAAGGCTTGTAAGAGTGTGTTTGTCTTATAAAGCAGAAAGCTATTGAATGTAGGAAACACCATATAAcacgaggaaaccgaaagattttaatagtgtattcctgatcacatttagagactgaaatgtcatataaactttttctggatttcgcctagtttcagagttaataccaattaaaacaACATCTTCCTATTGTAACTGAGTGTAAACGCCTTTTTCGATGGTGATGATACCAATAGAAAAGACAGGGTTTTCTTAATTGATCAAtcgcaaattaaaataaaagtaaaaggaTGATTCTAATTAATATAAGGCATTTTTAAGCGAAGACATCTCGTTAACTGAATTTTGTAGGCAAAGCAAAAATAAttgtttcattaaaataatagccCTAATCTAGCTGAAGGGTTAAGAAAACTTTACGAATTTCTTCAATAATTCTCCAGTTAACTTATTAACAGATATTAATCATCTATTCTTATAAAACAGGACGAATGCCTCTTCATTTAAATTTCTCGGAAACAAAAAAGGGAatcttttatgaaattaaatcCTTAAATCTGGGAGCGGGTATTATTTGAAAACAATAGGTAGTGCTTGGACTTAGAAACGCCTCTGATTCAAAAGGGTTGCGTTATTGAAAGCAAAAATGTccaaactttataaaaaagCAAGATCACTTACGTTCTTTTGTCGGAGGGCTAGTTGGTTTAGACTTAGCCGTGGCTATAAAATGCAGATGTCGGTTTAGCCCTAAACGCCAGGACAGAATAAACTGCAGAAGCGTTCAATGGTAGGAGGCCTGTGTTGTTGTGTTcttgtgtttttgtttattgCTTTGCATTCACAAATCCTAAAGTAACGTTAATAAATCGCTCCAGAGTCAGGTGCAACTCAAAGACGTGTAATAACAAGAGCCTATACAAGACAGGGTTTGGGGAAAAGTAATATAAGAGGGTTCAAAATTTCTCTTGGTTAGTCTGAGTTAGTGCTTTGACGCCAAGATGCTGTTTTCCTAGATAATCGAGCTGAAAGATTTCTGAAATGTCAAAGTGTATCCGCCGTATCTACAAAACGCCATTTTGCAACAAACACCTGTGTTTATTGCATTGCACTTCACTCAACTCAATCCTGAGGAAACTGCAATTCTCGTTCCAAACAGTCGTATCTCCATTCAACGTCTTTATAAACATGTATACAAATCTCCTCCTTATTCCAAAGACGTACGCTGAAAGATTGTATACATGATTATGGCAATAATCATCATGTAATTCTTTTGTCTTTAGAAGGAAGCCCGCGACACAATCCGATTGTGCAGACTTAGGACTGAATATATTGAAGGAAACTTGTTCTTGGAAAATATTTCGTTGTTTATACCAGCTTTGTTTTTCTGACAAAACATGATGCAGGCATTTGTGGGTTTTGTTCTTGTTACCTAAGTATCAGGGAACTAGGGAGTTTCTAGTTGCATGTTGTAAAGTTCTCAACTAAAAGTATGATTATGGCGTATGTGAGaacgtttatttataatagaaaaactgaagcattttttatttatttttaataagtcttagtacaataaaatatgcTTACAGAATATTTATGTTTCAATTGACACTCAATCAGGTGTTGAGAGATATCTTTAAATATGACTGGAGAGTTTCTACTTAAAAAGATGCAATTTTGTAGCCATCaccttgttttttttcttctgtATTCTTTCTTCttcattcttacacaaatgaTCCTCTGGCCTCTGGTTAGGTAGGAGTGAAACGCGCGTGATGGATTTTGGTTGTTATCAATAAGTGCTTTTGAGATGATTCTGCAGAGCGTCCCCTGCCGAAGTTTTTTGAACTTGCTGATTAGATTATAATTATTGCAAAATCTGAGTACTGGTCCCGGACATTATTATAATACTTAGTGAGTAAATTGCTGGAGTAATTAATACCCGCTCTACTGACATACACATTTTGCTCACCGTCGGGACAAGGGTTAGGTgacctaaaaaatataataataataaagaccggtagtaaaaataaaaattcttacTTCTTTGCGTcctcaacatttcattacagtGAGAACCTGCTACTAGTATCAGACCAGTGGCTCTCTAGTCCTTTTTAGATGCGTCCTTATTAATTGCAATgccttataataaaattatacattagcCATATCAGATCGCAATTTTCGTCGAAAGTTCATATCGGATAGATCCATTATAGAATCTACTTTTTCATTCGGGTGGTACAGTGCATTTGTGACATCCTCAATGTACACGTTGCGCTGGCCGCCTCTTGGGATAAATAGGTTCTAGCCAACGTGAAATTTGGTAGTGAAAGAGGACTACTACAGTCGAAACGGTATTTTTcgatgacatatcaaacataTCAATTGCTAGGTTTTAGATTTCGATATGTAATTTACCGTTAAGGTGCATGCGGGACCCAAGCTGCTTATTTTATACTTCTTCTTCTACCTAGCGCTATGCCGTCCTTTGCCAGGGTCCGCCTAATTGCCTTTCTCCACTTTGCACAATCCTGGGCGTCCTCTCGTGTGAGCCCGTTTACGCCCACGACATCGACATCGAGCCATtgcttttttggtctgccgttGGGTCGGGAGCCGTCAAGGGCTAGGTAAAGGTATATGTTTCCTACGTAGTCAGTTGGCCTGCTAAAAACGTGGCCGAACCACCGGAGGCGACATTCTTGCAACTTCTCCGCTACGTCACGGACTATGAAGCTGCCATGAATGTACTCGTTAGGGATGCGGTCAGCGCGCGTCACGCCGCTCATCCATCGCAGCATCTTCATCTCTGTAACGCGAAGCTCCTGCtgcttattttataaattttttgaatactttttttttcttcgacATGAGCAGCTCGGCACCCGTCGAATTCCGCATATCTGGCTGCACCCCTAGGCTCATACTTATGATATTTAGTCCTTTAGGTGACTGCTAGAGGCGCTGTATAATTGTCCGTACATATGATTTTCAAGCTTTGTTTCCCATATAATTCTTACTCTGTTTTTTACTATACTTAGAAAAGGACATCGGAGTTGTTAGGCACGTAGACCATAAAATAATGGAAATATGTATATG
Protein-coding regions in this window:
- the LOC133525315 gene encoding uncharacterized protein LOC133525315 encodes the protein MKMLRWMSGVTRADRIPNEYIHGSFIVRDVAEKLQECRLRWFGHVFSRPTDYVGNIYLYLALDGSRPNGRPKKQWLDVDVVGVNGLTREDAQDCAKWRKAIRRTLAKDGIALGRRRSIK